The genome window TCGGTGGTATTCAGGCGTACATTTTCTTTATGCTGTCAACGGTATTTATTTCGCTGGGGCTGGCTCACCACGACACGCACGAGCCGACTGATCATGCTCATTCACCTGCTGATACGACGAAACTCGCGGCGGCGAATGATTAGAAAAGTAAAGTATTAAATAAAGGAGAAATTATATGAAAGAATTAGCATTTGCACTCACCTACGCCATCCCGGCTGCGCTGGCAGCGATCGGCGCTGGTATCGTCGGCGCGGCAGCGATGAACGCGGCTGGCCGCAATCCAGAGAAAATTAACGATCTACGCACCATGATGATCCTCGGTATTTCGTTCATCGACGCCCTAGCGATTATCGGTTTCGTGGCGGCTATCGTCGGCAAAGTTATGTAATTTGAGGGGTAAATTGTGGAGACTATATTGACACAATTTGCGAGTGCCGAAGCGCACACGGCCGAAAAGGCTGACTTGTTCAGTTCGCTGGGTATTGACTGGAGGCTGCTGATTTTACAAACGGTGGCGTTCTTGATCTTGCTGGTGATTCTCCGCAAGTGGGTGTATCCACCGCTGGCAGCGATGCTCGACAAGCGCGAAAAGGACATGCGCACAGCCGAAAAGGCAGCGCAGTCGGCGCGTGACAACGCTGATAAGGCTGAAAAAATGACCAACGAGCTGATGCGAAAAGCTCGGGCGGAGGCCAGTGATATCGTGGCGGCGGCGCGCGAGGAAGCGGCTTCGGTCGTTGAGCAAGCTGCAGCCAAGGCGACTGCCAAGTCTGAGACCATCGTCAGTGCGGCACAGGCGGAAATTGCTAAGGAAGTTGAGCAGGCCAAGAAAGCGCTGCACAATGAAACGCTGGAATTGGTGGCCGAGGCGACTGGCAAGGTTTTGCACGAAAAGGTTGATGCTAAGACAGACGCCAAGCTGATCGCGACTGCGGTCAAGGAGGTTGCCTAGTCATGGCGCGGACGCTTCGGCGAAAGTTGGCACGACACGCGGCCGAGCGGCTGCTCAAGGGCGACGTGACGGTGATTGATGAACTGGCGGCGCTGATCGTGCATGAGCGGCGCGAGCGAGAGATTGATCTATTGGTACAGGATATTGAGGCGGAATTGGCTGAACGCGGTACGGTTGTAGCGACGGTGGAAAGCGCGCGGGCGCTGGATGCGGCGACAAAGGATGAGATTAAAAATCTATTGTCGTCTAAAGCAAATACTGGCGATCGGAATATTACCGTGCTGCTGCGTGAATCAATTGACCAGGCGCTCATCGGTGGCTTCAAATTACGGACGCCAACCGCAACACTGGACGCGACAATTGCCAAGAAACTAAACGACTTGCGGGCGAAGAAAATCTAGGAGGAAAAATGAGCAAGATTGATGTGACAGAACTAGCCAAAAGCCTGCGGGAAAAAATCGCGCAGCTGGAGGCGACGGAGGGACTAGAGGACGCTGGTGTGGTCATCCGCGTCGGCGACGGCGTGGCGTGGGTGCACGGCCTCAGTAAAGCTGGCTATAGCGAAGTGCTAGAAATTGAGACTGATGGCGGCACAGTGGAAGCCTTTGCGCTGAATTTGATGGAAGATGAAATCGGTGCGGTGATCCTCGGCGGCGAAGAAAAAGTCAAGGCTGGCGCCAGCGTCCGCCGCAAGGGCGCGGTGCTGGACGTGCCGGTTGGCGAGGAATTACTCGGTCGCGTAGTTGACCCGCTAGGCCGGCCGCTGGATGGTGGACCGGCTATCAAGACCAAACAACGTGGGCTGATTGAGCGCCCAGCCATCGGCGTGATGGGTCGTAAGTCGGTGCACGAGCCGCTGATGACCGGTATCATGTCAATTGACGCCATGTTCCCGATCGGCCGCGGGCAGCGCGAGCTGATCATCGGTGACCGCCAGACCGGAAAGACGGCGATTGCCATCGACACTATGATCAACCAGGCACGGCAAAAGACCGGCGTGGTCAACGTTTACGTGGCGATTGGACAGAAATTATCAAAGATTGCACGGTTGGTTGACCGCCTGAAAGAAGAAGGCGTGATGGAGCAAACTATCGTGGTGGCGACCAGCCCGTCGGACGCGGCTTCCCTGCTCTACCTGGCACCATATGCTGGTACGGCCATGGGTGAATATTTCCGCGACAACGGCGGCCATGCACTGATGATTTATGACGATTTGACTAAGCACGCCGTGGCCTACCGCCAGATGTCATTGCTGCTGCGCCGTCCACCGGGACGCGAGGCGTACCCTGGTGATGTGTTCTACCTACACTCTCGCCTGCTGGAGCGTTCAGCTAAGTTGTCAGACGAATTGGGCGCCGGTTCACTGACTGCCCTGCCGATCATCGAGACGCAGGCCGGTGACATCTCGGCGTACATCCCGACCAACGTGATTTCCATCACCGACGGTCAGATTTTCCTGGAAACTGACTTGTTCTACCAGGGTATTCGCCCAGCGATTTCTGCTGGTCTATCGGTCTCCCGTGTTGGTGGTGCTGCTCAGACTAAGGCTGTCAAATCGGTCGGCGGTAACTTGAAGCTCGGTCTTTCACAGTTCCGTGAGCTGGCGTCGTTTGCGCAATTTGGCTCGGATCTGGATGATGCGACCAAGGCGCAAATCGACCGCGGCCAGCGCTTGACTGAACTTTTGAAACAGCCGCAATATCAGCCGATGAGCGTCTGGGAGCAATTTGTCAGCATCCATGCGGTGACGAGCGGCGCCTTTGATAGTGTGCCGGTCACTAAAATTAAGGAAGCACAGGCCGGCCTGCTAACGTATCTCTGGAACAACGCCAAGGACGCCATGCGCGAACTGAACAAGGGCGCCAAGCCGACTGACGAGCAGTTGCACATCATCGACGAGGCAACGCAGGTAGCAGCGAAAGGGTTCGAGGAGTAATCCATGCCGAGTACTCGTGCGCTGAAAAATCGCATTCGCTCGGTGGATTCAACCAAGCAAATCACCAAGGCGATGCAGCTCGTAGCCGCCAGCAAAATGCGCCGCGCCCAAGAGGCGGACAAGGCGTCGGCTCCCTATACCGTAGCGGCGGAGGAGCTGCTGAGCTACCTGGCCAGCCAAGGTGCGACCGACAATCACCCGCTGTTTAAGCGCCGCAAAATTACCAAGCGCTTGATCATCGTCATCGCCAGTGACAAGGGGCTGGCCGGTGCATATAACACCAATGTTCTGAAAAAATATCTGGAGCTGCTGAAGCGCGACGATGAGCGTGGCATTGAGAATTTGACTTTGACCATCGGCCGGCGGGCTTCGCAATTTGCCTCGCGACTGAAGGATACGAAGATCATCGGTACATACGAGGACTTGCCGGATCAGCCGTCCGGGTTAACTTTTCACACGATTTTAAACACCGCCATTAGCATGTTTGAGAATGGCGAGGTTGACGCGGTGACGCTGGTGTATACGCAGTTTGTCAATAGCATGGTGCAGACGGCGGAGCTGTCGCGCTTGCTACCGGCGGGCACCAAAGCCTTGATCGACCCGAGTGAAGTGTCGAACACAATTTCTGACGCTAAGTACGAGCCGAGCATTCCAGAAGTGTTGGATGCGGTGGTCTATCGTCTGACGGGTGCGCGGCTGTTTCAGGCGCTGCTGGACGCTCGTGCTTCAGAGCACTCCATGCGGATGATGGCCATGAAGAATGCGACTGACAACGCGTCTGATCTGGTGGACGATCTAACCTTGGCGATGAACAAAGCCCGCCAAGGTGCGATCACTCAGGAGCTGGCAGAAATTTCCGGCGGCGTGGAGGCGATGGAACAATGAGCGTGTATTTCGTACGCCACGGCGAGAGCTTGGCTAATGTCAATGGCCTGGTGGCTGGCGCAGAAGATGATTCTCCGTTGACCGAGAAAGGCCTATGCGATGCGCAGGCGGTGGCGCGAGAGGTCACGAAGCGCATCAAAGCTAGCGAGCTACATATTGATACCATTGTCAGTTCCCCGCTGCAGCGGGCACGCCAGACAGCAGAGATTATCAGCCACGAGGCTCTCGGCGGTTTGCCAGTTGAGATTGATCAACGCTGGCGTGAGCGCGGGATTGGCAAAGCTGCCGGAATGAAGCACGGCACGTGGTATCACCTCGAGGACGACCCGGCGGCGGGCGTCGAAACACGGCAGGATTTTTGTAAGCGCGTAGCTGAGGCTTACGATGAGCTGGCGGGTCTTTCCGAGGATATTTTAGTCGTCTCGCATAACGGCGTATACCGAGCGCTACAAACGCATATACATCATGTTTCACCGGAAAAGTTTGTCGAGATGCCAGGGCTCGGTAATGGCGAAATTGTTGAGATTGCAAAACAAGGAGAGTCAAATGAATAACGCAACCCTATTCGTCAGTACTGTTGTCGTAAAAGACGGTAAGCTATTGGTTGTTCAGGAGGGGAAAAATAACTACGGGCAATTAGGCACGTGGAATTTTCCGGCGGGACATGTCGAGCCGGGCGAAGGCTTGGTGGAGGCGGCGGTACGAGAAGCGAAGGAAGAATCTGGCTATACAGTTGCAATTGACGGTGTCCTGTCGGTGCTGTTGAAAAATACTGATTCTGGCATGTCGCTGGTTGTGTTTTTTCTGGGACACATTGCCGATGATTATCCTGCCCCGCGCGAAGAAGGAATCCAGCAGGTTGACTTCGTGACGTTAGAGGCTTTAGAAAAACTGAATTTGCGTTTTCCTGATGATATGATAGAACCAGCTCGTCGAGCGCTGTCGGATAAGAGTTATTCTTTGGATATAATTATGGATTATCAGGAGGCGTAGACGCGATATGAAAAGTGAGATTAATACAAAGGAAGTGCGGAGGAAAAATTGATGAGTAAAACACTAGGAAAAATTATTCAAATCGTTGGCGTGGTGGTCGATGTGGAGTTTCCGCGCGATGTTAAGCTGCCGGCAATTTACGACGCGCTGCATGTCAAGAACGGCAAAGAGACGCTGGTGTTGGAGGTAGCGCAGCACCTGGACGAGCACACCGTGCGGACGATCGCGCTGTCGTCGACTGACGGCTTGGCTCGCGGTGCGGAAGTGGTGGCGACTGGTGCGCCGATTTCTGTGCCAGTGGGCGCCGAGACTCAAGGGCGCATGTTCAACGTGGTTGGTGAAGCGATTGACGAAAAGCCACAACCAAAGGGTAAAACCGCACCAATTCACCGCCCCGCTCCGGATTTGAGCGAGCAATCGAACAAGACGGAGATTTTGGAAACTGGAATTAAGGTTGTCGACCTCATCGCCCCGCTAGCCAAAGGTGGTAAAGCTGGTCTGTTCGCCGGTGCTGGTGTTGGTAAAACTGTCCTGATCACCGAGCTGATCAACAATATCGCTAAGTTCCACTCTGGTAACTCGGTGTTTGCTGGTGTTGGTGAGCGTACTCGCGAAGGAAATGACTTGTACTACGAAATGGAAGAAGCCGGCGTGCTGGACAAAACGTCGCTGGTGTTTGGTCAGATGAACGAGCCGCCTGGAGCACGTTTGCGCGTGGCATTGTCGGGTCTGGCGATGGCCGAAGCCTTTCGTGACGAAGGTAAAGACGTGCTGCTGTTTATCGACAATATCTACCGCTACACGCAGGCTGGTGCTGAGGTGTCGGCGTTGCTTGGTCGTTTGCCAAGTGCGGTGGGCTATCAGCCGAACTTGCAGCAAGAAATGGGTGCCCTGCAGGAGCGCATCACTTCAACTAAAAAGGGTTCGATTACCTCTGTTCAGGCGGTGTATGTGCCAGCCGACGACTTGACCGACCCAGCGCCGGCGACGACCTTCGCCCACCTGGATGCGACCATCGTGATGAACCGTGCTTTGACAGAAATTGGTATCTACCCGGCCGTTGACGTGTTGGATTCAAGCTCTAATTCGCTCGACCCAGAAATTGTTGGCGAGGAGCATTACCGCGTGGCGCGCGAAGTCCAGCGGGTGCTGCAGCAGTACAAAGAACTGCAGGATATCATCGCTATCCTCGGTATGGAAGAATTGTCAGACGACCAGAAGCAAATCGTTGCTCGGGCTCGCCGCATCCAGCGCTTCCTGGCGCAGCCATTCCACGTGGCTGAGAAGTTTACTGGCAACCCAGGCGTGTACGTCAAATTGGAAGACACCGTTCGCGACGCTGCCGACATTCTGGCTGGTAAATACGACGACAAACCAGAAAGCTGGTTCTACATGGTGCAAGGCACTTTGAGCGACCAAGTAGCTCGCGACACCGAACGTGCAAAGCAACCAGAAGCAAAGAAGGACTAGCCTGATGGATCTAAAGCTGGTAACGCTCGGTGGTGTCAAGCTGGATGAGATGGTCTACTCGGTAACTATTCCGACGATTGACGGTGAGATTTCGGTGCTGCCGAGCCACGAACCGCTGGTGACGGTGGCGAGGGACGGCGTGATCACCGTGCGCCGGCGTCAAGAAGACCCCGACAATCAATTGGAATATTTCGCAATCTCCGGCGGCGTGGTGAAAATCGATTATTCATCGGTGCAAATCCTGGTGGACGAGGCCGACCATGGCGACGACATCATCGAGGCGGAGACTCAGGCGGCCCTGGAGCGCGCCATCAAAGCCCGCGACGAGGCCGGCGACCAAGTCGAGCGCGAGAAAGCCAAACAGCTCATCGACCGGCATATGGTGCGGTTGAAGGTGGCGGACTTGCATCGGCGCAAGCGACGACGGTAGTAGATTGTTTACAGTGTCATTTTAGGCGCACGTTTGATTACGATGTGTCTTGCGGTCGGTTATGGGCGCTCAGTTTTATTGATCATCCAGTAATTGGCGGACTTCGTCGGTGCTGGTGGTGTGCATCAATTGCTCGCGCAGTTCCTTGGCGCCGTCGAAGTCGCGGATGTAGATTTTGAAGAAGCGTTTTAGGGTTTCAAAGGGGCGGCCGAGGGTTGGCTGGTAGTGGTCAAAGAGGTCGAGGTGGTAATGTAGTAGATATATAAGCTCTGATTTAGTATTGTCGCTCCCGTCGTCGCCGTCTCCGACGGCACGTAGGTCGCTAAACGCGGGTCCTGCTAGTCGGTCCGCCCCTTCTTCTGAAAAATCAGAGATTTGTTCAGAAGTGGGTGCTGCCCCGCCGACTATCACCCGCTTATCCTCGATCTCCGAAGACACTCCGCCTTTCCGAAAACAAAACGGATCGCTGAAAATTCCCCGCCCAATCATAATGCCGTTGATGCCGGGGTGCTGACGGGCGAGCTCTTTGCCTTGAGCGCGGTTGCGGATGTCGCCGTTGATGGTTAGTAACGTTCGTGGGGCGATTTCGTCACGTAGTTTGATGATGTCGTCGATGAGTTCGTAGTGCGCCGGGACTTTGCTCATTTCTTTCTTGGTGCGCAGGTGGATGGTTAGATTGACAATATCTTGTCGCAAAATAGTCGCGAGCCATTCGCGCCATTCATCGACATGGGTGTAGCCCAGCCTGGTTTTGACACTGACGGGCAACCTGGCAGTTTTGGCGGCGGCGATGGCAGCAACTGCTACGTCAGGTCGGCGGATGAGCGCTGCGCCACCAGATTTGATGGCGGATTTGGCGGGACAGCCCATGTTGATGTCGATGCCGTCAAAGCCGAGCCTGGCACAATAGCCAGCAAATTGCTCCATATCCCCTGGTTCGCCGCCCCAGATTTGGGCGACCAGCGGATGCTCGTCGTCGGTTTTGACCAACCGCCCAGCGATGGCTTTGTCGCCGGCGTGCACCCAGCCGGTGGCATTGGCAAATTCGGTGAAAAACACATCGGGGGCGCCCGCCCTTTTCACGACATGGCGAAAGACGACGTCGGTGACGGCCTCCATGGGTGCCAAAATGAAAAATGGCTGTGGTAGATTGTCCCAAAAGGTCATGTTCACGTCACCAGTCCTTTGCTAAACAATATACTTTCCGCGATAAATAGACGCAGCGCCTCCAGCTCGCCGCGAACCTGCGCTCGCTCCAGATAGGTATAGTACGCTCGCTTGCGCTCTTTGGCGACGAGGGGTGGCACCAACCCCAGTTGTAGGGCCTGGACAAAGAGCAAGAGTCGCCCGGTGCGACCGTTGCCATCGCTAAACGGATGGATTTTTTCAAATGTCGCATGAGTACGGGCTAGCCATTCTATCGGCTCTGTTTTGGGTAATTTGTTCATTTCGTCAACACACTCGGACATCGCTTCAGTAATGCGCAGATGGTTTACTGTTGTGACGCGACTACCCATGATGCGCACACCGTGCCGGCGGTAGAGTCCGGCGTCAGACACCAGCGTGTTCATCAGCCGGACGTGCGTTTGCAAGATCAGCTCTTCGCTCCACGTAAAATGCGTCCCTTCTTTGTGTAAGGCATCCAGCAGAAAGTAGAGCGCAGTACGGTGGTTACGGGCCTCTATCTGTTCGCGCGCTGTCTTGTTGGCGAGGACGCGATTATCATCGTTCAGCACCTCTGCGACGTCCGCTAGGGTCATTGTGCTACCCTCGATCGTGTTCGTGTGGTAGGTCAAGTGGAGCGTCAGGATGTCAAGTAATTCTTGATTCGCCAGGAGTGTCCGGATCGTCATGCGGCTGGCCTGGGCGGCACGTTCAGTAGCGAGGCGCTTCGCCTCGTCGATGGTGTCCCGCCCGAGCATCTCTTGATGTAATAGCTGAATATTCGCCAGGTTTTTGGCACGCGGCGACATATGTTGGTGTACCCAGGCGTTGAGCGTACGCACCGGCACATCTAGGCGACGCGCCAGTTGTTCTTGGGTAAGGCCTGTCCGCACCAGAATTTCTTGGAGTAATTGCGCAGCATTCATGTCGTGATATTACCAAAACATCATGATGTTTGTCAAATAGCACGATGTTTGCTAGGAGTCTGATGGTATGGTGGCGAGAGTCTTTGGGGTGTACGAGTGGCTACCCCTGCCCGACAATCACCCCCAAAAAGGTGAAATCCCCGCGTCATCGTTGACGCGGGGTGGTGGACTCAAGCGGTTCTGCTCGGAGTTGATCTCATCGCTGAGAAAAACTGCTACGAGTGAACTCGCGAGTCCGGGGCTTAGGGCCCCGCCGACCAGATGCATCCGGATACACCTGGTGGCGGGGTGGAGGCTATCTATAGATAGCCTCCTTGGGGCTCTTCCCGGGGCCCTTCCGGGAAGAGCGAGGGGCGAAAACGATGCTGTTTTCGCTGCAGACTGGCCCGTTGGGGCACTAGCTTGTCTGCCATACATCGCGCGCTATTGAGCAATGTATGTCCCTCAGTGGATGTGGCGGGAGTCGAACCCGCGAGGCGCATCGGTTTTTAAGACCTTGCCCCTCTACCGTGACACACCCTATGATCTGTTTTTCCGAGACTTGACGGATCTCGGTGGGGGATCACTCCCAGGGCCTTTTAGTGACCCCGCCAGTGGGTTATTTTTTAATTACCTTACCGGTACCATTGCATGTGGTGCAGTTTTTTGTGTTACTGCACCGCTTGCAGGTATGTCGCGGTTTACACACCTGACATGCCCCGGTCCCCCGGCACGTTGGACAAGGCATGGTATTTACCCATGGCATGCTCCCTCACCTCCTTTGAGGTGTTGTGGGTTGCAGCGAGTGAAGTGCTTTCCACCAGACGCTACTCTGCGGATGCAGAGTGATGGTCGCCTGAGCGCACTCACTACAACAACTCTTCAATGAAGAGTCAAATACGTTTATATCATACATAACTCAAAGAGTCAATAACCTCGGTGATCTATTTCAATACAGCATAAGGCTCTGGCGGGAGTGAATCTGGGCGGAAATGTCGTGTCCTTATTCTCGCTATGCCCCGCGGAGGGATTATCATTCCTTTGTCAACAAATCATCCTCAAACTGCATCATCCCCTTATAATCTGCTGAATACCCAGAGATATCCGGTAGACTCAGCGTGGTGATTTTCCGCCAGACGACATTGATCAGCCGGGCGAATTCAGTCAGTTCTTCCTCAGAGAACGTGTCTTCCAAGCTGAGGATGTCGCCGGTTTTCATGTCCGGCTCGACGAACTGCAGGCGGGCGCCGGTGAAGGTGAAATTGCTATAATCACGCGACGACGTGACCAGGAGTTGATAAAACATCAGCTGCTGGCGGTATTTGTGGAGCTTGATTTTTTCGTAATCAGATGTGCCCCTCCAGGAGTGTGACGGCTTGCCGGTCTTATAATCGGTCACGAAGATGGTTTTATTATGCTTATCAATGTCGGCGACGTCCAGCTTGCCGGTCAGGCGCGCGCCGCCAACGACGACGCCTTGGTGAGCGAAATCGAGTTCCGCGAGCTCCGTGTCATGAAAATCGGACGATTTGGCGTCCAGAAACGCCGTCAGCGCTGCCGTACCCTTGTCTAGATATAGCGCGAAATCGTCGGGAGGTAGGTGCTGGGCCTCAAGCGATGTGCGGAAATATTGGAGAATGCGCTCGGTGGGCGGCAGGCGGTGGTCGGCGCGCAGCAGATTGTGCAGCTGCTGGAGACTGGCGTGGATGGCGGTGCCGTAGCTGGCGGCGGGACTCTTAGCGGACGGAAAGCGCAGGAGATTGTTCAACAAAAAGTTCTGTGGTCCGCCGCGCGAGACGTCGAGGAAATTATTGAGATGAGTGACGGAAAGTTTGTAGGTTTCTAAGGTCGGCGCCAGCACATCCTTGAGATCTGTGGTAATCGGCGCACTCAGCCGCGTGCTCCAGTCGGTTTGCGCCACGGTAATTTGCGCCGCGGGCGTGTCGGCAGCGGGGATAATCGTCGGTGCGTGGTCGGTCAGGAAGCTGG of Candidatus Nanosynbacter lyticus contains these proteins:
- a CDS encoding ATP synthase F0 subunit C: MKELAFALTYAIPAALAAIGAGIVGAAAMNAAGRNPEKINDLRTMMILGISFIDALAIIGFVAAIVGKVM
- the atpF gene encoding F0F1 ATP synthase subunit B, whose product is METILTQFASAEAHTAEKADLFSSLGIDWRLLILQTVAFLILLVILRKWVYPPLAAMLDKREKDMRTAEKAAQSARDNADKAEKMTNELMRKARAEASDIVAAAREEAASVVEQAAAKATAKSETIVSAAQAEIAKEVEQAKKALHNETLELVAEATGKVLHEKVDAKTDAKLIATAVKEVA
- a CDS encoding F0F1 ATP synthase subunit delta translates to MARTLRRKLARHAAERLLKGDVTVIDELAALIVHERREREIDLLVQDIEAELAERGTVVATVESARALDAATKDEIKNLLSSKANTGDRNITVLLRESIDQALIGGFKLRTPTATLDATIAKKLNDLRAKKI
- the atpA gene encoding F0F1 ATP synthase subunit alpha, whose amino-acid sequence is MSKIDVTELAKSLREKIAQLEATEGLEDAGVVIRVGDGVAWVHGLSKAGYSEVLEIETDGGTVEAFALNLMEDEIGAVILGGEEKVKAGASVRRKGAVLDVPVGEELLGRVVDPLGRPLDGGPAIKTKQRGLIERPAIGVMGRKSVHEPLMTGIMSIDAMFPIGRGQRELIIGDRQTGKTAIAIDTMINQARQKTGVVNVYVAIGQKLSKIARLVDRLKEEGVMEQTIVVATSPSDAASLLYLAPYAGTAMGEYFRDNGGHALMIYDDLTKHAVAYRQMSLLLRRPPGREAYPGDVFYLHSRLLERSAKLSDELGAGSLTALPIIETQAGDISAYIPTNVISITDGQIFLETDLFYQGIRPAISAGLSVSRVGGAAQTKAVKSVGGNLKLGLSQFRELASFAQFGSDLDDATKAQIDRGQRLTELLKQPQYQPMSVWEQFVSIHAVTSGAFDSVPVTKIKEAQAGLLTYLWNNAKDAMRELNKGAKPTDEQLHIIDEATQVAAKGFEE
- the atpG gene encoding ATP synthase F1 subunit gamma; translation: MPSTRALKNRIRSVDSTKQITKAMQLVAASKMRRAQEADKASAPYTVAAEELLSYLASQGATDNHPLFKRRKITKRLIIVIASDKGLAGAYNTNVLKKYLELLKRDDERGIENLTLTIGRRASQFASRLKDTKIIGTYEDLPDQPSGLTFHTILNTAISMFENGEVDAVTLVYTQFVNSMVQTAELSRLLPAGTKALIDPSEVSNTISDAKYEPSIPEVLDAVVYRLTGARLFQALLDARASEHSMRMMAMKNATDNASDLVDDLTLAMNKARQGAITQELAEISGGVEAMEQ
- a CDS encoding histidine phosphatase family protein, which translates into the protein MSVYFVRHGESLANVNGLVAGAEDDSPLTEKGLCDAQAVAREVTKRIKASELHIDTIVSSPLQRARQTAEIISHEALGGLPVEIDQRWRERGIGKAAGMKHGTWYHLEDDPAAGVETRQDFCKRVAEAYDELAGLSEDILVVSHNGVYRALQTHIHHVSPEKFVEMPGLGNGEIVEIAKQGESNE
- a CDS encoding NUDIX hydrolase, yielding MNNATLFVSTVVVKDGKLLVVQEGKNNYGQLGTWNFPAGHVEPGEGLVEAAVREAKEESGYTVAIDGVLSVLLKNTDSGMSLVVFFLGHIADDYPAPREEGIQQVDFVTLEALEKLNLRFPDDMIEPARRALSDKSYSLDIIMDYQEA
- the atpD gene encoding F0F1 ATP synthase subunit beta, whose amino-acid sequence is MSKTLGKIIQIVGVVVDVEFPRDVKLPAIYDALHVKNGKETLVLEVAQHLDEHTVRTIALSSTDGLARGAEVVATGAPISVPVGAETQGRMFNVVGEAIDEKPQPKGKTAPIHRPAPDLSEQSNKTEILETGIKVVDLIAPLAKGGKAGLFAGAGVGKTVLITELINNIAKFHSGNSVFAGVGERTREGNDLYYEMEEAGVLDKTSLVFGQMNEPPGARLRVALSGLAMAEAFRDEGKDVLLFIDNIYRYTQAGAEVSALLGRLPSAVGYQPNLQQEMGALQERITSTKKGSITSVQAVYVPADDLTDPAPATTFAHLDATIVMNRALTEIGIYPAVDVLDSSSNSLDPEIVGEEHYRVAREVQRVLQQYKELQDIIAILGMEELSDDQKQIVARARRIQRFLAQPFHVAEKFTGNPGVYVKLEDTVRDAADILAGKYDDKPESWFYMVQGTLSDQVARDTERAKQPEAKKD
- the atpC gene encoding ATP synthase F1 subunit epsilon — encoded protein: MDLKLVTLGGVKLDEMVYSVTIPTIDGEISVLPSHEPLVTVARDGVITVRRRQEDPDNQLEYFAISGGVVKIDYSSVQILVDEADHGDDIIEAETQAALERAIKARDEAGDQVEREKAKQLIDRHMVRLKVADLHRRKRRR
- a CDS encoding tRNA dihydrouridine synthase; amino-acid sequence: MTFWDNLPQPFFILAPMEAVTDVVFRHVVKRAGAPDVFFTEFANATGWVHAGDKAIAGRLVKTDDEHPLVAQIWGGEPGDMEQFAGYCARLGFDGIDINMGCPAKSAIKSGGAALIRRPDVAVAAIAAAKTARLPVSVKTRLGYTHVDEWREWLATILRQDIVNLTIHLRTKKEMSKVPAHYELIDDIIKLRDEIAPRTLLTINGDIRNRAQGKELARQHPGINGIMIGRGIFSDPFCFRKGGVSSEIEDKRVIVGGAAPTSEQISDFSEEGADRLAGPAFSDLRAVGDGDDGSDNTKSELIYLLHYHLDLFDHYQPTLGRPFETLKRFFKIYIRDFDGAKELREQLMHTTSTDEVRQLLDDQ
- a CDS encoding Fic family protein, with amino-acid sequence MNAAQLLQEILVRTGLTQEQLARRLDVPVRTLNAWVHQHMSPRAKNLANIQLLHQEMLGRDTIDEAKRLATERAAQASRMTIRTLLANQELLDILTLHLTYHTNTIEGSTMTLADVAEVLNDDNRVLANKTAREQIEARNHRTALYFLLDALHKEGTHFTWSEELILQTHVRLMNTLVSDAGLYRRHGVRIMGSRVTTVNHLRITEAMSECVDEMNKLPKTEPIEWLARTHATFEKIHPFSDGNGRTGRLLLFVQALQLGLVPPLVAKERKRAYYTYLERAQVRGELEALRLFIAESILFSKGLVT